In a genomic window of Littorina saxatilis isolate snail1 linkage group LG6, US_GU_Lsax_2.0, whole genome shotgun sequence:
- the LOC138968612 gene encoding uncharacterized protein, whose product MTLKDLEQIHQGMDSHTKELRLTQGEERVLTTHARVMLRGKRSRPLPVILTPEVQEAVHSLVDFRQAGMVASSNPFVFALNSKGSNGYIRGSDALRVTVDEVAEKIQHPERLRSTNLHKEIATTAQVLGLNDQDFEVLCRWMGHTEAVHLRHYRQNFQGHQVTRMAPLLFAMEEGSVPQQKGTALKDMTFSRNIGDSERNKDNEEGEIRQEEVDDADPVPAVAGKSNERNYSKFLREEEKAVTKLFQASILGGKLPGKKQILLGIASSQILEGRSWTQIKDKVAYEKNKHLKHMF is encoded by the exons ATGACGCTGAAAGACTTAGAACAAATTCACCAAGGCATGGACAGCCACACTAAAGAACTTCGGCTGACACAGGGGGAAGAACGTGTGCTGACAACCCATGCCAGGGTTATGCTGCGCGGGAAAAGGTCACGCCCTCTGCCAGTGATCCTGACACCTGAAGTCCAGGAAGCCGTGCACAGCCTTGTTGACTTTCGTCAAGCAGGAATGGTTGCATCGAGTAACCCTTTTGTGTTTGCCTTAAACAGCAAG GGTTCAAATGGCTACATCAGAGGATCGGATGCCCTTCGTGTAACAGTGGACGAAGTAGCCGAGAAAATACAACACCCGGAAAGGCTACGCAGCACCAACCTCCATAAAGAAATCGCAACAACAGCCCAAGTGTTGGGACTAAATGACCAGGACTTCGAGGTCTTGTGCCGATGGATGGGCCACACAGAGGCGGTCCACCTTCGGCACTACCGACAAAATTTCCAGGGTCATCAGGTGACGCGGATGGCTCCTCTTCTATTTGCAATGGAAGAGGGGTCAGTCCCTCAACAGAAGGGAACAGCCCTGAAGGACATGACCTTCAGCCGAAACATTG GTGACTctgaaagaaacaaagacaacgaAGAAGGGGAAATCAGACAAGAGGAAG TTGATGATGCAGACCCAGTACCAGCAGTAGCAGGAAAATCCAACGAAC GGAACTACAGCAAGTTcttgagagaagaagagaaggccGTGACAAAGCTTTTTCAAGCTTCCATTTTGGGAGGAAAGCTTCcaggaaagaaacaaattttgtTGGGCATTGCAAGCAGCCAAATACTGGAAGGGAGATCCTGGACCCAAATTAAAGATAAAGTGGCatatgaaaaaaacaaacacctgaAGCACATGTTCTAA